In Meles meles chromosome 13, mMelMel3.1 paternal haplotype, whole genome shotgun sequence, the DNA window ggatcatgacctgagctgaaggcagaggctttaacccgctgagccacccaggcgccccatcgaGGGTCTGTTCTGAAGGCAGAGCCGAGTGGCCGCCGAATGGAGCATGGACGGAAGAGTCAAGGATTTTGGCCTGAGCCCCTCAGGGAGAGGGAGTGCTGTCTCCTGAGATGGGGAAGCCTGGGGAAGAACCAGGAAGCGGAGTCCTGTTCCAGATCAAGTCTGAGGGGCGGACGGGACGTCTGAGCAGGGAAGATGAGTCAGCAGCTGCGTGTAGGAGCCCGGGGCTCAGGAGAGGCTGGACAGAGACCCTGCCCTCGGGGACGGCACTTGTCACCTGGAGATCTCCCAGGGGGAGTGCAGAGAGGGAAGAACCCCACGGCCCAGCCTGTGCAGTGCCAAGGGGACATGCCGGGCCACGTCCTGGTGGCGCTGACGGTCCCCACCACCGTCGTCCTGCTGTTGTTACTGGCAGTGAGACTGCCTTACAGTGGACTGTTCGTGTGTCCTCACAGAGGAGGAGATAAACCCGGTGAAAGAGGAGACAAGGGTGTTGCTTCCCGGCTCACCTCCCATCCCTCCCACAGGGTACGGAATGGACCACCTTGCGCGTCACGGTTTTGTCAGTGAGGCTGGTGCCTCCCAGGCAGTGGACATATGTGGCCCGTTCTGGGCTTTCTTCTCCAGCTGCTTCTCAGACAGCCTGTGGCGGAGTCCAGTTTgccttgttttgtgttttatttttttttttttaagattttatttatttgacagagatcacaagtaggcagagaggcaggcagagagagaggaggaagcaggctccccgctgagcagagagcccgatgtggggctcgatcccaggaccctgggatcatgaccggagccaaaggcagaggctttaacccactgagccacccaggcaccccttgttttgtgttttaatacATTGTGACCTGAGACTTCAGAGAAATATAATACAAATGAGCTACTaggaaagtaaaatacaaaaacagacagGAAGCTCAAATGCTGATTATTTGATCCAAGCAGACCGAAAAGGACTCCGTCAAGTCGCTGTACAACTAGGTTCTAAGGATTTTTATTCTCAGTGTCTGCGCTTGTCTGGTTCTGGATGAGGGTGAAACACGGAGGGGGGCCTGCACTGGCCCACAGACATACTTTGAGTACCCCTCACTTGGAGGAATCGAGAATCAGGAGAGGGGACATTGCTAGCCACAGCAACCATCCGAGGAAGCCTGTTGGGTTTCTAGGCCCTCCGGACTCTGCTCCCCCAACTGCTGGTCAAAGGCCGGGTCACGGCTGACCGGAGGTTCTCAATGTCTGTTTCCTGGACCAGTGACACCAGCAAGTGAGAACGTGTTAGGAACACACACAGTTGGGCCCTACCCGGCTGACTTTCCAAAACTCTGGACTGAGGTGCCTCCTTCGGCAGCGTATCTGGCCCTCAGTGGTTCTGATGCTCCCTGAAGTTTGAGAGCCGCTGCTGTAGGCAGGGTGAGGCTCTGTACAGGCATGAAAACCCGACTCTCACCTCCTGGGAGTATTCATGGAGCCCCTTCCCTGCTGGTTCTCAGCTCTGGTGTTGGTGAAAACGTGCTGCTGGGCTGCCCTCTGGATGCCCCCCTGTGCGGGCCAGGTGGCGTCCTCGTCCTGGGGGAAGGTCTGGCCTGCACAGCTTCAGAGGAGAATGGGGAGTTTTACATCAGTACATTTTAGAGACAAATGAAGTTTCGGCCACACTGGCAAGCCTTTGTCTGTTTGGATGAATTTCTGACAGGCAAGATTCTAAACCCATTACTGACGACCCTGTCTTCTCAGAAAGGCTTCTCAGCATCCTTTAATGCTTTCTTCACGCCCCAGGTTATCATGCCACAACGTCATTTCTGTCCCGGGCCCTAACAGCGGCGCCCTCTGGTTCTTGAAGCGTGCCGGCTCCTTCCTCCCCGCACAACCTCACGTTGCTGGCCTTCGAGTGTTTCTCGTTCTTCAGGACTTTTCTCTGTCACGAGCTGGCCTTGTTTGTTCTCGACTCACCACCACCCAGAGCCACTTTCCCTCATTCCCTTTCTGGTTACATTTTTCTCCTCGGCTCTGGGTGACACGGGCAGACCGCTACCTCCGTGAGGACCGCGTCTCTGAGACGAGCTGCTGGTTCCGAGGGGGAGGCCTTCCTCTGAGGAAGCAGATGGGCTCTGGCGTGCACACGTTTGGACCCGTGCTTTGAGCACCTTGGGGTCCTGCTCGGTTCGCTTCTGGACCTCGCCTGCACCCCAGGCGGATGGGGTTGCCGCTGAGCGGCTTCTGGAGCATGGGGTCGTGTTGATGCCCACGAGGAGCCCACGGTGTCGGGGATGGGTGGACAGGTAGGCCGGGGGCCGGGCGAGGAGCTGCCGTGACTTCTCTGCCGGGGCCCGGGGACAGGTGGGAGGAGCTGCACACGCTGGCCAGCGAGCCCAGGGAGCGGCACGTGCTCACGGCCGAGCAGGTGGAGGACGCCACCAACGGTCTCCTAAGCGCCCTCAGCCCGTCTGCTCTCTGCACTGCCGCCTCTCCAGGTAAGGCCTCCCGGGCTGGGAAGGAGCGGTCTTGCCCTTGGTGAAAGTGTTGTGGGGACGGTTCCTGGAGGCCGGAGGTCAAGGGGCTccccaggcagggggagggctcCCAGGCAGGGGGCTAGAAGCTTCGGTGCTGgggtgctcttctctctctccctgtgtcagaCCCTGTGGGCTCTCTTGGCCGGGAACCCTGAGCTTGTCTCCATGGGGTAGAGGAGGCCAGGGCTTGGGGCCCAGATCTAGGGGCCCCTGTGCCTGTCCCCTCCTCAGGGTGGGGAAGAGCCGGTCAGCTCCCTGGCATGATCAGATTCAGCTGGGGTGAGGTCTCTGCATTCCCGGTTGCTGTCGTCAGGGTCTACCCAGGAGCGCGCTGTGTGAAAGGAACACACGTGCACAAGGGTGTGGAAGCAGTGTGCGGAGCGAATGCTTAGAGACTGGCCCCGGTGTGTTCTGCCTTGCAAGAGGCAGAGGGTGGCCAGGGTTGAGGGTGACGGAACCACGGTCAGGGGAAGGAAGTGTAACCTCGTCTTCTCCATCTGTGTGCCCTGCGGACACAGACTGCAAGGTCCAGCCTCACCCCTGTGAGCACAAGACGCTGGAGACGGTCAGGGAGCTGGTGGGCAGTGCCCGGTGCTGGAGAGGATCGCGGGGGAGCAAGGCCGTGCTGGCGGCAGTCTGTCCCTTCTCCAGGTTTGTCCACGTGGTCTGGGGTCCGAGCCCGAAGACACGTCTGGGTAGAGAAGGAGGCCCCTAAAGCTGAGTGCAGGAAGAACAGCTGTTTGGGGTCTTGGCCAAGGAGTATTGACAGGGATCAGAGAAGACCTGGTGGGGGCGGAGACAGGGACAGAGTTGTGGGATCACCGGGGGGTCATAGGGAGGGTCACAGCTACACAGTGGCAAGGTCTTATAGACACTGCCCAGGTGCCCATAGTGAGTGAGGGTGACAGGGTCACAGCTCTTCTGGACGGTTCACAAGCGACTCAAAGTTAGTCCACTAGGGCCATGGTCTGGACTTGGGATGGTGGTCTCATAGTTTGGTTCCTCTGAATACCAGTTTCCATATTTATGGGGCTGAGTGAGGCAGGAGGTTTAAGGTCTTGGATGAATTCCGGTTGTGGAGGCCATGGGAGATGCAATATTTGCCAGATCTGGAGCCCGGGCATTCTAGAGTCCCTGCTGCTCTGCCGTCAGCCATTTTCTCAAAAATTCCTGGACTGGCCCTTGGCCTTTTATCCAGACTTCCTGCAGGACAGCAGGTCAGCACCTGGTAATCCCACATTTCTGCCTTTCCTGGAGATCCAGGCGTGACATTTGAACCCACTGCATCtttgccccttggcctgccctcAGGGATGAGCTCAGGAGACACAGCAATGAAATGCGTTGCCTGAAAATCCATGAGCTATCGTGCTTGGCCAAGGAGAGTCCAAGGACTGTCTTGGCAGGGAAGGGCCATGCCCTGTACATGGGTCCGAGGAAATAGGGCCGTGTCAGAGGCCACTGGAGGCCCTCTTTGGAACCCAAGCTTTCAAGTGAAAGGAGACAGTTCTTTGTGGAAACAGTTCTTTGTTTCTCCCTGAACATGTTCTGAGCATCTGCTGTGAGCCAAGCAGCCAGCAGACCCGCACAGACATTGCCCCAGGACGCTCATGGTCCAGAGGGGGCTTTGGACGAGAGGACCAGTGACCACTGGCAGGTGTCTCAGGTGCTGGGATAGGGCCTGTCCTCCCCAGGACATCATGGAGAAGGGGTTGCTGGAACAGTTTGGAAAGATCTGGGAACCTAGTGGCACGCTGGGCAGAGGCATTCAGAGTTGGGGGCCCCGGGAGAGGCTGGTGGGTAGGACCCACTTCGTGGCTTCGTGCTCagattctggagtcagactgctgAACTTTTCATTCCAACGTGGCCACTAATGAGCTGggaacctcccacccgccccttcTACATTTGAAAAGGGGCTAATAACGTACCGACCCCAGGGGGCTGTGGGGAGCAAGTAGAGCGTTCATATGAGTTCACTAATATTGCAAGCTTCTGGAATGATGCCTACACAGAGGAGCTCTTCCTCAAACCCCTCACTCAAGAAACACTCACTGAGGGCCTCCTGTGTGCCCGGCACCGTCCTGTGTCCTGGGGAATCGGCATGAAATATCTCAGAAAGAAATCTGCCACCACGAGCTGATACTCCAGTGGTAAATACAGCGAAAGCATAACACAAACTATTAGGTAGTGATGAGTGCCACAAGAGAAAGAATGAAGGGATGGGtcagggtaggggtggggaggtggtgggtggGAACAGGGTTGTAATTTTAAATAGAGCAAGGAAGGCCTTGCACAGAGTCCAGACCTGAGGGAGCCTGGGAGAGAGCCATGTGCACCCCCAGGCAAAGTCCCGTGGCCAATCCCTGCTCCAACAACGCCGATTTCCTGTGCAGGCTGGAGTGGGGGTGCAGGGCATCCACAGAGCTTTGTGGGCTGGGCCTTGTGGTTTTACAAAGTCACTAGGAGGAGATGTGGAGAGAGAGATGTCTCTTTAATGAGCTGGCAGCTTGGCAAACTTCTGGTCGCAGCAACACCTGGAGTTTTGTAATTGACTTGGCTCTTATCCCAAGTGGATGTTCTGCTCCAGGAAAGATTCTGCCCTGGAGGTGAGCCTAATTAGCCTGCCCCAGTggtggggagcctgggggtgTCGCACAGCCAGAATCCACTTGTCTAATTCCCACTGCTTCCCGCTCTGCCCGTCTTGTTGCTAACCCTGGAAAGGAACTCATAAGAGAAAGCTCTTCTCATAGTTCAGAGTTTTGAACACAGATTATTTCCAAATTCTGACATGATAgccaatttacatttttaaaaaattgattctgGGTAGTTTGAAACGTTCCCCACCCTGTGTGCAGCCAAAAGCTGGGGTAGAATCAAAGAAAACAAGGTGGTCTTTCTTGACCCCTATCTGCATAGGAACCTTCTATCAGCTTCTAGCGTTTCAAATAACCTTCCAGGTTTCAGCCTTCTTGTTAAACTTTTGATCTCTATCATTTGCTCCCTCGGGTTGTAGCTGGAAGAGAGTGTACCGAAGCCACCGTTCCACCTGCTATAGGACCACGTGCCCGGGTATGGTCTGTCTCTTGGATTCTCTAGCTCTTTCTGGGGCCCCGGGATTCGGCTGGCTTCTGAAGGGGCATTTGCACTCCTGGGGCAGAGGGCGGGGTGGGAACCAGCTCTGGGGTGGAGAGACAGGCATTTCGAGTCAGAAGAGCACGCTTGTGCCGCACTCCGTCCTCTTTTGCTCAGTGGTGTTTTTCACTAAGAACGGAGTGAAAACTTTGGAATCGCCTTCCTTAACCTTCGCCCCTTAAGTTGACAAGAGGCAGAGAAGGGCACGCGCTGAGTACCAGCTTTGCAGGTAGAAAGCCTCACATGCAGCACCAGACTCCAGACCAGACAcgtaagcctcagtttcctcctctctaaaacAGGGTAATGGTCACCCCGTGTCTGGAAAACCCATTTCCCTGCTCCATATGATAGCGGGCATCATAATTGGGATCCTAGTGAAGATTGAGTAGGTAATGCCCACAGAAGTATTGGTGTCATTCAACCTGTTccccgggggggcctccctgctcCTCACCAGGGGGTCCAGGGCACCCCACTGCCCCGAGAGCAGAGAAATTATACTCAAGTGTGTTGACATCAGTCACTTATGGATTTGCTTCTCCCAAGGAGGCAGGGAGCATGTCTCCTGGGTCCTTCCTATCCCTGGGTTTGGTGATCTCCTCGGCATCCTGTTTTAAAGTTCTCACGTTGCTGGCTTCTGAAAGGCAGGAGACACTGAAAGTTCGGTTGTTTTTGCTCAGAAATTAAAGTTTGAGCACCTAAGGCTTTGGAACCACAGTGACCAGGGGCTGCATCCCAGTCTTCCCCTTTCCAGCTGTCTGGTCTTCACGGGACTTCTAGTTCTTGAGCTCCAGCTCCCCCGTCTGAAGTGGGGGGCCTTCACAGGACTCCTCGGGCAGTGAAATGAGATCGTGCACGTGTGGTGCTTAGTGGGGTGCCTAGCGCAGCAGAGCAGCTCAGTTAAAGGCCCGTGTCCGTGCTGCTTTCGAGCCCCCTGGTTGTTTCCATGATATGCCCGGGGCAGAATGGCAGCCCGGGTGCTCTCCGTGCGCCTCAATAATCCCTATCTTCAAAAAGCAGACACTTTGATTTCAGTGACGTGATCCCCATGTAGTGTATCAACATTTTCAGTAGAAAGGCCAGAAATCTCCACTTCCACTGGTAACCGCACAGCTACTTAGGAAGCCCTTTGACTATAAGGCACATGAACTCATGAAGATCCTGTCTGTTCTCCGAAAACTCTGTGAGGGAGGGCGTGTGatattatctgcattttatagTAATTGATACGAAGCTCAGATAGGATCACGGATAGGACACTTCAGACGTAAACTGTGGCTCCCTGGGTAAAATACCCCATTTGAAAGAGATGTGGCCCAGCATTTGGACCTCATGTCCAAAACCAAATACTGTCTTTACTGTCTTTACCTGTTATGGAGCGTTGGCTGCGtgccaggctttgtgctcagACTTGCCGAGGATTAGTTCATGTAATCCTCACAGCAATACTGTGGAACAAGTTCTCATCCTTGTTAGTGGAAGATACTGGGGCTTGCCCCGGCTAATTAAGGTGCCCAGGTAAGCAGAGGCCACATTTGTTGGCTCCAAGAGCCGAAGCCTCCCCGTTTGGCTATGCCAGCCTGCGGAAGCCGTAAAGAACCACCACGGAGAACTTGGGGAATGGCACCTTCCACACTGCAGTTTTCCGCCGCGTCTCATGACACCTGCGTGGGGCCGTGATGCTACTGAGATCTTCATCCTTAGGGAGCCTGGGTCCAGTACGAGTTCATTGTCATGGGTCCAGTACGAGTTCATTGTCATGGCCACCCAGAGCTCTTCTAGGCCTCCTCGGCAGGCAGGGATGGTGATGAAGGCCCATGATgcagtttcctagggctgccagaGCCACGTAACACAGACTGGGgggttaaacaacagaaatttactttctcacagttctcgAGGCTGGTGAACAAGATCAAGGAGTCAGCAGGTtctgtttcttctgaggcctctcaaCTTGGGTTATCGATGGTCATCCGCTCCTGGGATCCTCACGTGGCTTTCCTTCTGTGCACCTTGCTGGggtctctccctcttcttataaGTCAGACTGGGTTAGAGCCCATCCtaggacctcatttaaccttaaggAGCCTTTAAAGACTCTTTAAAGTCCTtttctccaaatgcagtcacattcCAAGGTCCTGAGGGTTAGGACTAATACATATGGATTTGGAGGGATGCAGTTCAGGCCGTAACAGCCCAGGGGCCATTGGCACATCCCCTGTGAGCCTGTAGTTCACGCAGGTCTGATGGAGCCCACCACGGTGTGTCCTTTGTACCCACACCCAGCCTCTCCTTTGTGTACCTCACTCGCTTCCTGTCTGCCTTTGCCCCAGGTGGTCTGGCTAGGTCCCTAGTGgtcctgggggaaggagggagcagggccctggtggggcagaggggcctGCTGGACTCACAGCACTGATCAGATCCCTTCATGCATCTGGGCTGATGTGCTAGGCCCTTAATGGGCATCTCTCCGATAGGCGCTTGTGACTCACAGCCCTGCCAGAATGGAGGCACATGTATTCCAGAAGGACTGGACAAGTACCACTGCCTCTGCCCGCCGGCCTTCAGAGGGGAGGCTAATTGCGGTACGTAGCACGGGACTGTTGGGGAGCAGTGGAGCCTGGGCTCCCCCTGTCCACTTCCCACTTCCTAGCTACTAGATGGAAATGGGCCCTTGGCCGCCTACTTTGCGAGCACACCGCTGATCTGATGTTCCGCGTGAACTAGCCTCTGAGTGCTCCGTGGGTAGGTGACTGCTGGGGCTGCCCGGGGTAGGACAGCGGCTCCCGGCTTACTGGCCCCAGAGTGGGCCACTACCCTACCCCCGCGTGTTGATGGGCCCCGTTGCTGACCCCAGTTGGACTCTGAGGCCTGGTTCTGGGCAGAGTCTCATCTCCCCTCTCACAGGAAAAGGAGCAAGGGGCCTACACCCTTTTCGGTTTTCAAGGTATGAGATGAAGATCACAGTAGACTCTACCCTGTAGGGTTGTGGAGGGTTTTAAATAAGGTAGATGTAAAGTGCTTTGTAATGATGCTTGACACATAGCAGGAGCTTgttaaacaataactttttaacatatatacatttattactATGAATTGTTAAGTAATTGCTTAAAAAATCCCGTGCTGGGTCAGCTGGAGATGTATACGGAAGAAAACTTGACCCCCTATCTCATAAGCTACCCGCAAACCAGTGCCAGCTGGATCATAGATCTAAATACAAAAGGCAAGGCAGGGAAGCTTCTGGAAAGAAACAGGAGCGTATCTTCATGACTTGAGGCAGCCAAGATTTCTCAGACAGCATGCAAGAAGCAGGAACCGTAAGGGAGGGAAGTTCtagattacattttaaatttttaaaaagcggTCAGATGGGAGACCCAGGAGGGAGAGCTGTGTCTCGCCCTAACTCGTCGAGgtgctccccagcccctgccccctcaGTGTCTCTGCCCTAACTCGCTCCTGCCCGGGAGGGGGGCTGGGCGCCTCGAGACGGGTGGGACGGTGACCCGCACGCTCCCGGTGGCCGTAGTGTGACCGCAGGCTGCTGTGATCCTGGCAGCCCCGAAGCTGAGCCTGGAGTGCAGGATCGACGTCCTCTTCCTGCTGGCCAGCTCAGCGGGCACCGCCCCCGAGGGCTTCCTGCGGGCCAAGGCCTTCGTGAAGCGGTTTGTGCAGGTGTCGCTGAGCGAGGACTCCCGGACCCGTGTGGGTGTGGCCTGGTACAGCGGGGAGCTGGTGGTGGCCGTGCCCGTGGGCGAGTACCGGGACGTGCCGGCCCTACTCCAGAGCCTGGACAGCCTTCCCTTCCGCGGCGGTGCCACCCTGACGGGCAGTGCCTTGCGGCAGGCAGCGGAACAGGGCTTTGGGAGTGCCTCCAGGACGGGCCAGGACCGTCCACGCAGGGTGCTGGTCCTGCTCACCGAGTCACCGTCCCAGGACGAGGTGGCCGGCCCCGCGCGGCACGCAAGGGCCCGAGAGCTGCTCCTGCTGGGAGTGGGCACCGAGGCCGTGCGGGCAGAGCTGGAGGAGATCACCGGCAGCCCAAAGCACGTCCTGGTCTACACCGGCCCGTGGGACCTGTTCCACCGAATCCCTGAGCTGCGGGGGAAGCTGTGCAGCCGGCCGCAGCCAGGTGAGGTCCCCACGCCCCACGGTAGTGGGCTCCTCTTGTAAAAGATTAACGAGGTACGTTTTTCGGAACTAATGACCCCATATGGATGCATCTTCATTTGCTAAGGACCCCAGCCCTAGTTCAGCATTCCTTAGTTTTCACTTAGTGACCTTCTGTGCTTCCAAGAATTCTGTCTTGGACCCTACATTACAGGTGGTCGTCGTGTCTTCTCAGGCTCCTCGTGGTGGCCGCTGCTCAGATGTGCTTGTGCCGGAGTGGTTTCTAAAACCCAGTGAATCCATGCCTAATCCTTTCCCCTGGCTCCCCTCTGCCTTGGAAGAAAAGCCCAGCCCCTTGCACTGGCTTCTGACAGTCCCCTGGGGCTGCTCCTTCAGGCCTCTGTACAGCCCCTGTgcaggggggaaggcagaggagcGGCCCCTcaggccccctccctgccctccatggACCGGACTCCTCACAGAAAGTCTCCTTGCCCTGTGGCTCTTGCTGGTCCATCTCGCGGGACCCCactttcccccccccccttgcccGCTCCCAGGATCTGTGATTCTGGGTTGGTTTCGTAGCTGTCTCCCCACAGACTGTCAGCCCGGTGAGGGAAGCACGGGCCCACTTTGTCCACGGGGTATAGTGGCGCCTGGTGTGCAGCGTGTGGCACACGGAGAGTGCTCAGTAACGGGAGGGATGAGGGCGCAGGCGGGGAGCTGTCACAGAGGGTCCCCAGAGCTCGGGGCTGACAGATGGTaggtgtctctttctctcacagtTCAGAGGTGGGTGGCCTCAGCCCACAGGGCGGCTTGGCTATCTTGGGGTTCCACCTCGAGGTCCAAGGTCACGGCTTCTTGGCCAGCAGtaagtggggagaagggaagtaGAAGGCAGGTAGCTCCTTTTGAGGACAGATTTTGGAAACTATGATTTCCAGCCGCATCCGTCAGAACCTCAGCATGTGGCCACACTTCTCTGCCAGGGAGTCAGGAAATGTAGCCCCGCATTCACATGTCCCAATATCTTAGGAGAAGGTGGAGGGTGGCTACTGCAGGGGACAGGCTGGCTGACCCAACCCAGCACGGTCCCTCTTGCTGGCCTGGTCCCGCGGAGGGGCTGTGCTGGGCCtggcctgacctggggctcatgGGCGCACTCCCACAGGCTGCCAGGCCCGGTCCCTGGACCTGCTCTTCCTGTTGGACTCCTCCGCATCCGTGGGGTCCGAGAACTTCGCCCAGATGCAGAGCTTCGTGAGAAGCCTCACGCTGCAGTTTGACGTGAACCCGGACGTGACCCAGGTGGGCCTGGTGGTGTACGGCGGCCGGGTCCGGACAGCCTTCGGGCTGGACACCCATCTCACCCGCGCTGCGGTGCTGCGGGCCACGAGCCAGGCCCCCTACCTGGGCGGCATGGGCTCGGCGGGCACAGCCTTGCTGCACGTCTACGACAAAGTGATGACTGTCCAGAGGGGCGCCCGGCCCGGTGTCCCCAAGGCGGTGGTGCTGCTCACGGGCGGGATGGGGGCAGAGGACGCAGCGGTCCCTGTCCAGAAGCTGAGGAACAACGGCGTCTCCGTGATGGTGGTGGGCGTGGGGCCTGTCCTGAGGGAGGCCCTGCGGAGGCTCTCGGGTCCCCGGGACTCCCTGATCCATGTGGCAAGCTACGCAGACCTGAGGTACCACCAGGATGAGCTCCTTGCGTGGATATGTGCAGGTGAGTGGGGCTGTGCACGCCCTCAGTGCCCCTGGTGTGGGGCGGGGGTACTCAGCCCGAGCCCCCAGGCACGTCATCGCCAGGATGGCCAAACTTGAGAATTTTTGTACCTCATTTGAACAGAAGCCTTcgtttggggggtgggaggttgggggagccaggtggtgggtattatggacggcacgtatggcatggagcactgggtgtggtgcataaaaaattctgttacgctgaaaaaaattaaaaaaaaaaaaagacctcgtTTGAGTACCTACAGATTCCCCCAGGAATCTAAGGACCCGGGTTGACTCCGACCTGTAGTGAACGACAGAGCTAGGAACATACACAGTCAGGACAGCCCGGCTCCAGGGCATCGTTTGGCCAGTGACCTCCTTCGTGCCTTTTTAAAAGTGTATCCGTCCCAGTAAACACCGCTGCGTGCCCAGCACACGTGAGAGGGAGAGTCCCTGTGTGCGGCGGGAGAGCTGGTGGAGGTTGGGTCTCTGACCAGCAGCGCCGTGTGGGCCCCCCACCCTGTGTTGACCTCCGCCCTGCTGCGTAAGGGCCCACAGAAACACGGAGATGCGTGGCCTCACCTCCGACCTGGGCTTCCTGAGAGGAGGGGGTCCTTGGGGCTGACCCAGGCTGGGCCCGCTGGGCATGTTCTCCCTTGCAGAAGCCAAGCGGC includes these proteins:
- the VWA2 gene encoding von Willebrand factor A domain-containing protein 2; the encoded protein is MPSFLLLEVLFIFLFSGVPLSHALQEVHVSRETIGKISAASKMMQCSAAVDLLFLIDGSHSVGKGSFERSKHFAITVCDALDINPERVRVGAMQFSSAPRLEFPLDTLSSQQEVKAKIKRMVFKGGRTETGLALKYLLRQGFPGGRNASVPQILVVITDGRSQGHVALPAKQLKERGVTIFAVGVRFPRWEELHTLASEPRERHVLTAEQVEDATNGLLSALSPSALCTAASPDCKVQPHPCEHKTLETVRELVGSARCWRGSRGSKAVLAAVCPFSSWKRVYRSHRSTCYRTTCPGACDSQPCQNGGTCIPEGLDKYHCLCPPAFRGEANCAPKLSLECRIDVLFLLASSAGTAPEGFLRAKAFVKRFVQVSLSEDSRTRVGVAWYSGELVVAVPVGEYRDVPALLQSLDSLPFRGGATLTGSALRQAAEQGFGSASRTGQDRPRRVLVLLTESPSQDEVAGPARHARARELLLLGVGTEAVRAELEEITGSPKHVLVYTGPWDLFHRIPELRGKLCSRPQPGCQARSLDLLFLLDSSASVGSENFAQMQSFVRSLTLQFDVNPDVTQVGLVVYGGRVRTAFGLDTHLTRAAVLRATSQAPYLGGMGSAGTALLHVYDKVMTVQRGARPGVPKAVVLLTGGMGAEDAAVPVQKLRNNGVSVMVVGVGPVLREALRRLSGPRDSLIHVASYADLRYHQDELLAWICAEAKRPVSLCKPSPCLHEGTCILRNGSYRCECRDGWQGPHCGNRSLRGDAPKAQGPHPEPAEGQQPDPSQQPPRMPGRPGR